The following coding sequences lie in one Arachis stenosperma cultivar V10309 chromosome 5, arast.V10309.gnm1.PFL2, whole genome shotgun sequence genomic window:
- the LOC130982261 gene encoding citrate-binding protein-like isoform X2, which yields MTYHWSIGPKGLDYNSGVWQFEGYGFVPNGTSGATMAQIHGAAHGATTLILRIYNYGEMRYYSRDLVAENLYDKWFRLNIIHDVDGGTVSIFIDGKKKFHTWNQDEERSKFIDYNNFVHSIIIHCY from the exons ATGACATACCATTGGAGTATTGGACCAAAG GGGCTTGACTACAACTCAGGGGTGTGGCAATTTGAAGGATATGGTTTTGTACCAAATGGAACATCTGGTGCTACAATGGCACAGATTCATGGTGCTGCACATGGTGCTACCACACTTATACTAAGAATATATAATTATGGAGAAATGAGATACTACAGCAGAGATTTAGTGGCTGAAAATCTTTATGACAAGTGGTTCAGACTCAATATCATTCATGATGTTGATGGTGGAACCGTTTCAATATTCATTGATGGAAAGAAAAAGTTTCATACATGGAATCAAGATGAAGAAAGATCAAAATTTATAGATTATAATAATTTTGTTCATTCAATAATAATCCATTGTTATTAG
- the LOC130982261 gene encoding citrate-binding protein-like isoform X1 codes for MLYANDKPREPTIRIQPRTEIRILGLDYNSGVWQFEGYGFVPNGTSGATMAQIHGAAHGATTLILRIYNYGEMRYYSRDLVAENLYDKWFRLNIIHDVDGGTVSIFIDGKKKFHTWNQDEERSKFIDYNNFVHSIIIHCY; via the exons ATGCTCTATGCCAACGACAAGCCTCGTGAACCAACCATCCGCATTCAACCTCGCACGGAAATTCGTATCtta GGGCTTGACTACAACTCAGGGGTGTGGCAATTTGAAGGATATGGTTTTGTACCAAATGGAACATCTGGTGCTACAATGGCACAGATTCATGGTGCTGCACATGGTGCTACCACACTTATACTAAGAATATATAATTATGGAGAAATGAGATACTACAGCAGAGATTTAGTGGCTGAAAATCTTTATGACAAGTGGTTCAGACTCAATATCATTCATGATGTTGATGGTGGAACCGTTTCAATATTCATTGATGGAAAGAAAAAGTTTCATACATGGAATCAAGATGAAGAAAGATCAAAATTTATAGATTATAATAATTTTGTTCATTCAATAATAATCCATTGTTATTAG
- the LOC130982263 gene encoding F-box protein CPR1-like isoform X1, which translates to MDKKKRKHKGNKPKQQSTMKKKQQQNENHKSKSIHDILPLELIHRILLRVPVKDLGRLKCVSKLWNTLISDPDFAKSHLHLSAAPTHVCLFIYDYSNAFSVDIEAVFHRHTAVKEVSLPFKMNTPFDFKVMCSCRGLVLLHRAPHFLIVWNPLIGSSKKVSYSHIVSRSRRKYFMFPDIACLYGFGYDALQDDYLVVVASQDKNDQEHFDCLSLRTNSWTNLDFALSKPLGTSNWQSRGFFLNGAIHWASFRFYSILIFDLKERSFSIISMPEQVMGYIFGTHLVLLGGCLALYSNDPKKTNIWVMKEYKVHSSWTFYQIPRGDVAPLCLSNGSDIVAQDSVLLPIDPYLRLAKYNVRGELLQHRISYDHHLAHVKARPISMSSRTSYIVYTESLVPVPSEIKDKDKKKKNGRQNQKNDVKQEKRTRSE; encoded by the exons ATGGATAAGAAGAAGCGGAAGCACAAAGGGAACAAACCAAAACAGCAATCGaccatgaagaagaagcaacaGCAGAATGAGAATCACAAGAGCAAGAGCATTCACGACATTCTCCCTCTTGAGCTGATTCACAGAATCCTACTTAGGGTTCCTGTCAAAGATCTCGGTCGCCTCAAGTGCGTTTCGAAGCTTTGGAACACTCTCATTTCCGATCCCGATTTTGCAAAATCGCATCTTCACCTCTCTGCCGCACCCACCCATGTATGCCTCTTCATATATGACTACTCCAATGCCTTTTCCGTTGACATTGAGGCAGTATTTCACCGCCACACTGCAGTAAAAGAGGTATCTCTCCCTTTCAAGATGAACACACCTTTTGATTTTAAAGTTATGTGCTCCTGCAGAGGGCTTGTTCTCTTACACCGTGCCCCGCATTTTTTAATCGTATGGAACCCACTAATTGGATCCAGCAAAAAAGTTTCCTACTCTCACATTGTTTCTCGTAGTCGTCGCAAGTACTTTATGTTTCCCGATATTGCGTGTTTGTATGGATTTGGTTATGATGCTTTACAAGATGACTACTTAGTTGTTGTAGCTTCTCAGGATAAGAATGACCAAGAGCACTTTGATTGCTTGTCTTTGAGAACCAATTCATGGACTAATCTTGATTTTGCACTCTCCAAACCCTTGGGTACTAGCAACTGGCAATCTCGTGGGTTCTTCTTGAATGGCGCTATTCATTGGGCGTCTTTTAGATTTTATAGTATTCTTATATTTGATTTGAAGGAAAGAagtttctcaatcatatctatGCCTGAACAAGTGATGGGTTATATCTTTGGCACTCATCTCGTCCTACTAGGAGGGTGCCTGGCCTTGTATTCTAATGATCCCAAAAAAACTAACATATGGGTGATGAAAGAATACAAAGTGCATTCATCTTGGACTTTCTATCAGATTCCTCGTGGAGATGTTGCGCCTCTATGCTTATCCAATGGTAGTGACATTGTTGCACAAGATTCGGTTCTGTTACCTATAGATCCCTACTTAAGGTTGGCCAAATATAATGTCAGAGGAGAGCTCCTCCAACACAGAATTTCTTACGATCATCATCTGGCACATGTTAAAGCTCGTCCGATATCTATGTCGTCCAGAACAAGCTACATTGTATACACAGAGAGTCTCGTGCCAGTCCCCAGTGAGATTAAGGATAaggataagaagaagaaaaatg gcCGTCAGAATCAGAAGAATGATgtcaaacaagaaaagagaacTAGGAGCGAATGA
- the LOC130982263 gene encoding F-box protein CPR1-like isoform X2, whose translation MDKKKRKHKGNKPKQQSTMKKKQQQNENHKSKSIHDILPLELIHRILLRVPVKDLGRLKCVSKLWNTLISDPDFAKSHLHLSAAPTHVCLFIYDYSNAFSVDIEAVFHRHTAVKEDKNDQEHFDCLSLRTNSWTNLDFALSKPLGTSNWQSRGFFLNGAIHWASFRFYSILIFDLKERSFSIISMPEQVMGYIFGTHLVLLGGCLALYSNDPKKTNIWVMKEYKVHSSWTFYQIPRGDVAPLCLSNGSDIVAQDSVLLPIDPYLRLAKYNVRGELLQHRISYDHHLAHVKARPISMSSRTSYIVYTESLVPVPSEIKDKDKKKKNGRQNQKNDVKQEKRTRSE comes from the exons ATGGATAAGAAGAAGCGGAAGCACAAAGGGAACAAACCAAAACAGCAATCGaccatgaagaagaagcaacaGCAGAATGAGAATCACAAGAGCAAGAGCATTCACGACATTCTCCCTCTTGAGCTGATTCACAGAATCCTACTTAGGGTTCCTGTCAAAGATCTCGGTCGCCTCAAGTGCGTTTCGAAGCTTTGGAACACTCTCATTTCCGATCCCGATTTTGCAAAATCGCATCTTCACCTCTCTGCCGCACCCACCCATGTATGCCTCTTCATATATGACTACTCCAATGCCTTTTCCGTTGACATTGAGGCAGTATTTCACCGCCACACTGCAGTAAAAGAG GATAAGAATGACCAAGAGCACTTTGATTGCTTGTCTTTGAGAACCAATTCATGGACTAATCTTGATTTTGCACTCTCCAAACCCTTGGGTACTAGCAACTGGCAATCTCGTGGGTTCTTCTTGAATGGCGCTATTCATTGGGCGTCTTTTAGATTTTATAGTATTCTTATATTTGATTTGAAGGAAAGAagtttctcaatcatatctatGCCTGAACAAGTGATGGGTTATATCTTTGGCACTCATCTCGTCCTACTAGGAGGGTGCCTGGCCTTGTATTCTAATGATCCCAAAAAAACTAACATATGGGTGATGAAAGAATACAAAGTGCATTCATCTTGGACTTTCTATCAGATTCCTCGTGGAGATGTTGCGCCTCTATGCTTATCCAATGGTAGTGACATTGTTGCACAAGATTCGGTTCTGTTACCTATAGATCCCTACTTAAGGTTGGCCAAATATAATGTCAGAGGAGAGCTCCTCCAACACAGAATTTCTTACGATCATCATCTGGCACATGTTAAAGCTCGTCCGATATCTATGTCGTCCAGAACAAGCTACATTGTATACACAGAGAGTCTCGTGCCAGTCCCCAGTGAGATTAAGGATAaggataagaagaagaaaaatg gcCGTCAGAATCAGAAGAATGATgtcaaacaagaaaagagaacTAGGAGCGAATGA
- the LOC130982262 gene encoding uncharacterized protein LOC130982262: MKIGCITKKVNLEKDLTPTWLQGRYQIWRTTRLRTILDSESRDEEMQSDQEDIPETANEDRNNEQSKRSEKNEIIVEDMGDGLYNIIISENTRNELLKPWWRSLIVKLMGRKIGYATMKKRIETMWESYVGIDVIDFGNEFYLVKFYAQDDMDYALLVGPWKIYDHCLAVRLWEPNFNPLLTIIDKITAWVRLPGLPIELYNERILRKIGDLVGKTCKVDHNTQQLCRGKFARLYVEVDLTKLLLEKYMINEKMYQIEYEEIHQIYFSCEKIDHEQKDCVIWKRKKEEEAKQNNHQENEVERQQENMKEQEEGRLKGFGNAKKDNPKGKDVMEQQDNNFGPWMLIQR, encoded by the coding sequence ATGAAGATTGGATGCATCACAAAGAAGGTCAATCTGGAGAAAGATCTTACGCCGACATGGTTACAGGGAAGATATCAGATTTGGAGGACGACTCGCTTGAGGACGATTCTCGACTCTGAATCTAGAGATGAGGAGATGCAAAGCGATCAAGAAGATATCCCTGAAACAGCGAATGAAGATAGAAATAATGAGCAATCTAAAAGATCTGAGAAAAATGAAATCATAGTGGAGGACATGGGAGATGGGCTGTACAACATCATCATCAGCGAGAACACCAGAAATGAACTATTGAAGCCTTGGTGGAGATCTCTTATTGTCAAACTAATGGGAAGAAAAATTGGCTATGCTACTATGAAAAAGAGGATTGAAACCATGTGGGAAAGTTATGTAGGTATAGATGTCATAGACTTTGGTAATGAATTTTATCTTGTAAAATTCTATGCTCAGGATGACATGGATTATGCACTCTTAGTAGGCCCTTGGAAGATATACGACCATTGCCTAGCAGTGAGGTTGTGGGAACCGAACTTCAATCCGCTCTTGACCATCATTGACAAAATTACAGCATGGGTGAGATTACCAGGCTTACCCATAGAATTGTACAATGAAAGAATCCTCAGAAAAATTGGTGATTTAGTAGGAAAAACCTGCAAAGTGGACCACAATACACAACAGTTATGTAGAGGTAAATTTGCTAGATTGTATGTGGAAGTTGACCTGACTAAACTTCTGCTGGAAAAGTACAtgataaatgaaaaaatgtATCAAATAGAGTATGAAGAAATACACCAAATTTACTTCTCATGTGAAAAAATTGATCATGAACAAAAAGATTGTGTTATTTGGAAACGGAAAAAAGAGGAAGAGGCAAAACAAAACAACCATCAAGAAAATGAAGTTGAGAGACAACAAGAAAACATGAAGGAACAAGAGGAAGGAAGACTGAAAGGGTTTGGGAATGCAAAAAAGGATAATCCAAAGGGAAAGGATGTGATGGAACAACAAGATAACAACTTTGGCCCATGGATGTTGATTCAACGATAA